From Hydra vulgaris chromosome 07, alternate assembly HydraT2T_AEP, a single genomic window includes:
- the LOC100215831 gene encoding small ribosomal subunit protein mS25 — translation MAKGKFPFRRTIEFLSSGTIILQKRIQVISVSFTTDNSGKGLRDFVLRDLPRLQFKNPTRQFVCFRNRHEFPQITFYYKDGGKQMIAVDNKPADEILKLVEVAGAAPHSEILKSEEVEYPGRLNPANFGKYGHCFCICEKPGQVPCTARVCMKKSVKWWQNKEKSTG, via the exons ATGGCGAAAGGAAAGTTTCCCTTCCGACGTACAATTGAGTTTTTGAGCAGTGGTACTATCATTTTACAAAAACGAATTCAAGTCATTTCAGTATCATTTACAACAGATAACTCTGGCAAGGGTTTGCG AGACTTTGTACTTAGAGATCTTCCTCGTCTGCAATTCAAAAATCCAACGAGACAGTTTGTGTGTTTTCGAAATAGACACGAATTCCCgcaaataacattttactaTA aaGATGGTGGTAAACAAATGATTGCTGTAGATAATAAACCTGCGGATGAAATTTTAAAGCTCGTCGAAGTCGCAGGTGCAGCTCCTCATag tgaaatattgAAGTCAGAAGAAGTTGAATATCCAGGTAGATTAAACCCGGCTAATTTTGGTAAATACGGACATTGCTTTTGTATTTGTGAAAAACCTGGACAGGTACCATGCACGGCTCGGGTTTGCATGAAAAAATCCGTCAAATGGTGGCAGAATAAGGAGAAATCGACAGGTTAA